The following proteins are encoded in a genomic region of Chryseobacterium cucumeris:
- a CDS encoding thiamine phosphate synthase: MEKLQYISQGNTIQEQEKHIRNALDNGIKWVQVRWKNAPENELISLCEISKQLCSAYQSVCIINDHVQIAKEIDADGVHLGLDDCSVDEARLILGKNKIIGGTANTLSDVIRRIKESCDYIGLGPLRFTTTKEKLSPVLGFEGYRHIIDGLKDKSIEIPKIFAIGSVNPEDILPLQEIGIYGVAVSGIITRQPAIINELKKVMI; encoded by the coding sequence ATGGAAAAATTACAATACATATCACAGGGAAATACAATACAGGAACAGGAAAAGCATATCCGTAACGCTTTGGATAATGGAATCAAATGGGTACAGGTTCGATGGAAAAATGCGCCTGAAAATGAATTAATCAGTCTTTGTGAAATTTCAAAACAGCTTTGCTCAGCATATCAGTCGGTTTGTATCATCAATGACCATGTACAGATCGCTAAAGAAATAGATGCTGACGGAGTACATTTAGGATTGGATGACTGTTCTGTCGATGAAGCAAGACTGATTCTTGGAAAAAACAAAATTATTGGCGGGACAGCTAATACCCTTTCAGATGTGATCAGGAGAATCAAAGAATCGTGTGATTATATTGGTTTGGGACCATTGAGATTTACCACCACGAAAGAAAAGTTAAGTCCTGTCCTTGGATTTGAAGGATACCGGCATATCATTGACGGGTTAAAAGATAAATCAATAGAGATCCCTAAAATATTTGCCATCGGGAGCGTTAATCCTGAAGATATTTTACCGCTACAGGAAATCGGGATTTATGGCGTTGCTGTTTCAGGAATTATTACCAGGCAGCCCGCTATTATTAACGAATTAAAAAAAGTAATGATATGA
- the thiC gene encoding phosphomethylpyrimidine synthase ThiC has translation MAHSITCSPFPNSKKIYVEGKLHPINVAMREIQLSPTKLTNGGFEHNAPVTIYDTSGPYTDENAVIDIQKGLPRIREQWILDRNDVNILEGITSEYGKARLADPRLDELRFSYDHKPKVAQEGKEITQLYYAKQGIITPEMEYVAIRENQRIEQLESVSKEMAFQHPGHSFGANTPKSKITPEFVRDEIAAGRAIIPNNINHPESEPMIIGRNFLVKINANIGNSAVSSSIEEEVEKAVWACRWGADTIMDLSTGKNIHETREWIIRNSPVPIGTVPIYQALEKVKGVPEDLTWEIFRDTLIEQAEQGVSYFTIHAGVLLRYIHLTANRVTGIVSRGGSIMAKWCLFHHKESFLYTHFEEICEIMKKYDVAFSLGDGLRPGSIADANDAAQFAELETLGELTKIAWKHNVQVMIEGPGHVPMHMIKENMDKQLKECHEAPFYTLGPLTTDIAPGYDHITSGIGAAMIGWFGCAMLCYVTPKEHLGLPNKDDVKVGVITYKLAAHAADLAKGHPGAQYRDNALSKARFEFRWEDQFNLSLDPETARAYHDETLPAEGAKIAHFCSMCGPKFCSMKITQEIRESAEKGMLDKSQEFIEKGKEIYI, from the coding sequence ATGGCTCACTCCATTACATGTTCGCCATTTCCGAACTCAAAGAAAATCTATGTTGAAGGAAAATTACACCCTATCAATGTAGCCATGCGTGAAATACAGCTTAGCCCAACCAAACTGACCAATGGCGGCTTTGAACACAATGCTCCGGTAACCATTTATGACACTTCGGGGCCTTATACCGATGAAAATGCAGTCATTGACATTCAGAAAGGACTTCCAAGAATCAGAGAACAATGGATTCTGGATAGAAATGATGTGAATATTCTGGAAGGGATTACCTCAGAATACGGAAAAGCGCGTTTGGCAGATCCTCGTCTTGATGAATTGAGGTTTTCCTATGATCATAAGCCTAAAGTAGCACAGGAAGGAAAAGAAATTACACAGCTTTACTATGCCAAGCAGGGAATCATTACTCCGGAAATGGAGTATGTGGCGATCAGGGAAAACCAGAGAATAGAACAGCTTGAATCCGTATCAAAAGAAATGGCATTTCAGCATCCGGGCCACAGTTTTGGAGCGAATACTCCTAAAAGTAAAATCACCCCGGAATTTGTAAGAGACGAAATTGCTGCCGGAAGAGCTATTATTCCCAATAACATCAACCATCCGGAAAGCGAGCCGATGATTATCGGGAGAAATTTCCTGGTAAAGATCAATGCGAATATCGGAAACAGTGCCGTTTCATCCAGTATTGAAGAAGAAGTGGAAAAAGCAGTATGGGCCTGCCGATGGGGAGCAGATACCATTATGGACCTTTCAACCGGTAAAAATATTCACGAAACAAGAGAATGGATCATCAGAAACAGTCCGGTTCCGATTGGTACCGTTCCAATCTATCAGGCATTGGAAAAAGTAAAAGGTGTTCCTGAAGATCTTACATGGGAAATCTTCAGAGATACTTTGATTGAACAGGCTGAACAGGGAGTTTCTTATTTTACCATCCACGCAGGAGTTTTACTAAGATATATTCATCTGACAGCCAACAGAGTAACCGGAATTGTATCCAGAGGAGGATCGATTATGGCAAAATGGTGCTTATTTCATCATAAAGAAAGTTTCCTGTATACCCATTTTGAGGAGATTTGTGAAATCATGAAGAAATACGACGTAGCTTTCTCTCTGGGAGACGGTCTTCGTCCGGGATCTATTGCAGATGCCAATGATGCAGCGCAGTTTGCAGAACTGGAAACTTTAGGTGAACTCACTAAAATTGCCTGGAAACATAATGTACAGGTAATGATTGAAGGACCTGGGCATGTACCAATGCATATGATCAAAGAAAATATGGATAAACAGCTGAAAGAATGCCATGAAGCGCCATTTTATACTTTAGGTCCTTTAACAACGGATATTGCACCGGGTTATGATCATATTACTTCAGGGATCGGAGCAGCAATGATCGGATGGTTTGGATGTGCGATGCTCTGCTATGTAACTCCAAAAGAACATTTGGGACTTCCGAATAAGGATGATGTCAAAGTTGGGGTGATCACTTATAAACTGGCAGCCCACGCGGCAGATTTAGCAAAAGGACATCCGGGCGCACAATACAGAGACAATGCATTAAGTAAAGCAAGGTTCGAATTCAGATGGGAAGATCAGTTCAATCTTTCATTAGATCCGGAAACAGCAAGAGCATATCATGATGAAACCCTTCCGGCAGAAGGAGCAAAAATTGCTCATTTCTGTTCCATGTGCGGACCAAAATTCTGTTCGATGAAAATCACTCAGGAAATCCGTGAATCTGCAGAAAAAGGGATGCTGGATAAATCACAGGAATTCATCGAAAAAGGAAAAGAAATTTATATATGA
- a CDS encoding thiazole synthase, giving the protein MNNQKLEIAGRIFESRLFLGTGKFGSMRDMVQSVIASESNMVTMALKRIDAQSNEDDLLDSLKETHVHLLPNTSGARTAKEAVLAAQLAREALETNWVKLEIHPDPKYLLPDPIETLYATEELAKLGFVVMPYIHADPVLCKRLEDAGTAVVMPLGAPIGTNKGLKTQDFLEIIISQSNVPVVVDAGIGAPSDAAKAMEMGADAVLVNTAIAVARNPLNMAVAFKEGVIAGRRAFESGLGAISSHAEASSPLTSFLFE; this is encoded by the coding sequence ATGAACAATCAGAAATTAGAAATAGCAGGAAGAATTTTTGAATCCAGACTGTTTTTAGGGACAGGAAAATTCGGAAGTATGAGAGATATGGTGCAGTCTGTTATCGCATCAGAAAGCAATATGGTAACGATGGCGCTGAAAAGGATTGATGCCCAATCCAATGAAGATGACCTGCTTGACTCATTAAAAGAAACCCATGTTCATCTTCTTCCTAATACTTCCGGAGCCAGAACTGCCAAAGAAGCCGTATTGGCAGCTCAATTAGCCAGAGAAGCACTGGAAACCAACTGGGTAAAACTAGAAATTCATCCCGATCCGAAATATTTACTGCCGGACCCCATTGAAACCTTATATGCCACTGAAGAACTGGCGAAATTAGGATTTGTTGTAATGCCTTACATTCATGCCGATCCGGTTCTGTGCAAAAGACTTGAAGATGCAGGAACCGCAGTGGTAATGCCATTGGGAGCGCCTATTGGAACGAATAAAGGACTAAAAACACAGGATTTTCTTGAAATAATCATCAGCCAGAGCAACGTTCCTGTAGTGGTAGATGCCGGAATCGGGGCACCTTCAGATGCCGCAAAAGCCATGGAAATGGGGGCTGACGCCGTTTTGGTGAATACTGCCATTGCTGTAGCCAGAAATCCGTTGAATATGGCTGTCGCTTTTAAAGAAGGAGTGATTGCCGGAAGAAGAGCTTTTGAGTCAGGGTTGGGAGCCATTTCAAGTCATGCTGAAGCTTCAAGTCCGCTGACTTCGTTTTTATTTGAATAA
- a CDS encoding thiamine phosphate synthase yields MILVITPELIVPNETDLINQMFQEGLDLLHIRKPGANRNEMIEFITQIDDAFHSQLVLHTHYDLGKEYQISRFHFREIDRKEEAFKTFAEENIISTSVHDITTYNTLDKVWEYAFISPFFPSISKKGYGLDSTIKEEVKHRNNPDVKLIALGGINQDNIHEVFESDIDGAALLGAIWESEEPLKVFRKCRNVLMS; encoded by the coding sequence ATGATCCTCGTTATCACTCCTGAATTGATTGTTCCGAACGAAACTGATCTTATTAATCAGATGTTTCAGGAAGGTCTTGACCTGCTTCACATCCGTAAACCAGGAGCAAACAGAAATGAAATGATTGAATTTATCACCCAAATTGATGACGCTTTTCATTCACAGCTTGTACTGCATACGCATTACGATCTTGGAAAGGAATATCAGATCTCAAGGTTTCATTTCAGGGAAATCGACCGGAAAGAAGAAGCATTTAAAACTTTCGCGGAAGAAAATATAATTTCAACTTCAGTGCACGATATCACAACCTACAATACTTTGGATAAAGTATGGGAATATGCTTTCATAAGTCCATTCTTTCCAAGTATCTCCAAAAAAGGATATGGATTGGATTCTACCATTAAAGAAGAAGTAAAACATCGGAACAATCCGGATGTCAAATTGATAGCCCTTGGAGGAATTAATCAGGATAATATTCATGAAGTTTTCGAATCAGATATCGATGGAGCAGCCCTATTGGGTGCGATCTGGGAAAGTGAAGAACCTTTAAAAGTATTCAGAAAATGCAGGAACGTCCTTATGTCATAA
- the thiS gene encoding sulfur carrier protein ThiS, protein MELIINHTRKTFDVLPANLEALLAIELPGKKKGIAVALNNRIIPLSVWAETILNNNDSVLIITATQGG, encoded by the coding sequence ATGGAACTTATAATCAACCACACCCGAAAAACATTTGATGTACTTCCTGCCAACCTGGAAGCATTACTGGCTATTGAGTTACCCGGAAAGAAAAAAGGTATTGCTGTAGCGCTCAACAACCGAATTATTCCGCTGTCAGTCTGGGCGGAAACCATCCTCAATAACAACGATTCAGTGTTAATCATCACTGCCACTCAGGGCGGTTAA
- the panB gene encoding 3-methyl-2-oxobutanoate hydroxymethyltransferase, with protein MSVHSEIKKVTTETLRKMKFDKEKITMLTAYDFTTAKMVDAGGVDAILIGDSAANVMAGFETTLPITLDQMIYHAQSVVRGTDRALVVADLPFGTYQSNPEKALESAVRMMKEGGAHAVKIEGGKEISKSIKKIINAGIPVMGHLGLTPQSIYKFGTYKVRAKEEAEAEKLIADAQLLEELGCFSIVLEKIPADLAKKVTESISIPTIGIGAGADCDGQVLVYHDMVGMNKGFSPKFLRRYLDLYTEITGAVSQYVKDVKNVEFPNENESY; from the coding sequence ATGTCTGTTCACTCTGAAATTAAAAAAGTTACGACTGAAACCTTGCGTAAAATGAAATTCGACAAGGAAAAAATAACAATGCTTACAGCCTATGATTTTACCACTGCCAAGATGGTAGATGCTGGTGGAGTAGATGCTATTTTAATTGGAGACTCTGCAGCGAATGTAATGGCTGGCTTTGAAACCACATTGCCTATTACGCTGGATCAAATGATCTATCATGCTCAAAGTGTGGTAAGAGGAACCGACAGAGCTTTGGTGGTAGCGGATTTACCTTTCGGAACTTATCAGAGTAATCCTGAAAAAGCATTGGAATCTGCGGTAAGAATGATGAAAGAAGGTGGAGCGCATGCTGTGAAAATTGAAGGTGGAAAAGAAATCTCCAAGTCAATCAAAAAAATTATCAATGCCGGAATTCCGGTAATGGGACATTTGGGATTAACACCACAGTCCATCTATAAATTCGGAACGTATAAAGTAAGAGCTAAAGAAGAAGCAGAAGCCGAAAAACTAATTGCTGATGCACAGCTTCTGGAAGAACTTGGCTGTTTTTCTATTGTGTTGGAAAAAATTCCTGCTGATTTGGCTAAGAAAGTAACTGAAAGCATCTCTATTCCAACCATCGGAATCGGTGCCGGTGCAGATTGCGACGGACAGGTTTTGGTGTATCATGATATGGTGGGAATGAACAAAGGTTTCAGCCCGAAATTCTTAAGAAGATATCTTGACCTTTACACAGAAATTACAGGAGCCGTTTCTCAATACGTGAAAGATGTGAAAAATGTAGAGTTTCCAAACGAAAACGAAAGCTATTAG
- a CDS encoding outer membrane beta-barrel protein: protein MKKTIFALSLLSSVFVFSQEKNNKPQEKQIEGVVITKTKKAVEQKADRTIFDFSEQPQLNNGNVLEGIKKLPGLVSTDIAGMMYQGKMLEVYLNGRPLNITSNELNSFLEGMPANSVERIEVITQPGAEFPATSGGAIMNIITNKNANKYLTATYSGNYSFTNYDKYRSRTTNSVNLNARNKYFGWQLNVGQNYRESMLNGQQDELLTSHTDRYARGYFAKSGLTFDLGQDRLLLNYDIYHNNNDNYTLSDGHGDLPFKRNPKDLQEAFYTSSDVAHTNNLRQEAVVTYQKRFADKSQKLDFQFGYTRSDSKFSQDNYFQDGTFVAYPNEPLDSPTNGLKDILNNKSVMNIANFKVDYAQPIKLLDGGKVSFGGLYERQDYDTESFGLTNLEYQRQTASTYLEFQAKLKKFDFTLGSRAENYDISGITRYFDKDTKLVEAELIPFNKFKLFPNASVQYNMMNQVYIAANYNRKISLPSISALNPNNVTFSGPSTEVNGNPNLQPTIFDNYELKISAFDYAFIGYSVSSASNQVAQIIRKDGRKLFNEQVNISNMKIHNFNVGLPVPFMIFSKPLSEIMKFNFNPDKINFMYLYAGYQKHEIDNLNNKGFWIFNIMTQIILPKDIKLTANYSYLTPKAGYFYFTAEKPFNNSFDITLTKKFMNNRLTLSVFANDIFNGQVMQVRSNPPSGNPVMIYSKYDTRNFGLSINYKIPTRNKLAKEDPNILNQTKKEDTGGVMQQAQ from the coding sequence ATGAAAAAAACAATTTTCGCTTTATCCTTGCTAAGCTCTGTTTTTGTTTTTTCACAAGAAAAAAATAATAAACCACAGGAAAAGCAAATTGAAGGCGTAGTCATCACCAAAACTAAAAAAGCCGTTGAACAAAAAGCAGACCGTACTATTTTTGATTTTTCTGAGCAGCCTCAGCTGAATAACGGAAACGTTCTGGAAGGAATAAAGAAACTTCCGGGGCTTGTATCTACCGATATTGCAGGGATGATGTATCAGGGAAAAATGCTGGAAGTATATCTTAACGGAAGACCTCTGAACATCACTTCCAATGAATTGAACTCCTTCCTTGAAGGGATGCCGGCCAATTCCGTAGAAAGAATTGAAGTGATCACGCAGCCAGGTGCTGAGTTTCCGGCAACTTCCGGAGGTGCCATCATGAATATCATCACCAACAAAAATGCAAATAAATATTTAACCGCTACGTATTCAGGGAATTATTCTTTTACAAATTACGACAAGTATAGAAGCAGAACGACCAACTCCGTTAATTTAAATGCCAGAAATAAATATTTCGGATGGCAGCTGAATGTTGGGCAGAATTACCGTGAAAGTATGCTGAATGGCCAGCAGGATGAGCTTCTAACAAGCCATACCGATAGATACGCACGCGGATATTTTGCAAAATCCGGATTGACTTTTGATTTAGGGCAGGACAGGTTATTATTGAACTACGATATTTATCACAACAATAATGACAACTATACTTTAAGTGACGGGCATGGAGATTTACCATTCAAGAGAAACCCGAAAGATTTACAAGAAGCTTTTTATACTTCTTCTGACGTTGCCCATACCAATAATTTAAGACAGGAAGCGGTTGTAACCTATCAGAAGCGTTTTGCTGACAAATCTCAAAAACTGGATTTCCAGTTTGGGTATACGAGATCAGACAGCAAATTTTCTCAGGATAATTACTTCCAGGATGGGACATTTGTAGCTTATCCCAATGAACCTCTTGATAGCCCTACCAATGGATTAAAAGATATTCTGAATAATAAATCTGTGATGAATATTGCCAACTTTAAAGTAGATTATGCACAGCCGATCAAACTTCTTGATGGTGGGAAAGTAAGTTTTGGAGGATTATATGAAAGGCAGGATTATGATACAGAAAGTTTTGGACTGACCAATCTTGAATATCAGAGACAGACTGCTTCAACGTATTTAGAGTTCCAGGCTAAACTGAAAAAGTTTGATTTCACGTTGGGATCCCGTGCTGAAAATTATGATATTTCAGGGATAACAAGGTATTTTGATAAAGATACAAAACTGGTGGAAGCTGAGTTGATTCCTTTTAATAAGTTTAAGCTGTTCCCGAACGCAAGTGTACAGTATAACATGATGAATCAGGTTTATATTGCCGCGAATTACAACAGAAAAATCAGTCTGCCAAGTATTTCTGCCCTGAACCCGAATAACGTAACATTCTCCGGACCTAGTACAGAAGTAAATGGTAACCCGAATCTACAGCCTACTATTTTTGATAATTATGAATTGAAAATATCAGCTTTTGACTATGCGTTTATCGGGTATAGCGTAAGCTCGGCAAGCAATCAGGTAGCACAGATCATCCGAAAAGACGGAAGGAAACTCTTCAATGAGCAGGTGAATATTTCCAATATGAAAATTCACAATTTCAACGTGGGGCTACCGGTTCCTTTTATGATTTTCAGTAAGCCTTTGAGTGAAATCATGAAGTTTAATTTCAATCCGGATAAAATTAACTTCATGTACTTATATGCAGGATATCAGAAGCATGAAATTGATAATCTGAACAATAAAGGGTTCTGGATTTTTAATATCATGACTCAGATTATTTTGCCTAAAGACATCAAACTGACAGCCAATTACAGCTATCTGACTCCAAAGGCAGGATATTTCTACTTTACTGCAGAGAAACCGTTCAACAACTCTTTTGATATTACATTGACGAAGAAGTTTATGAACAACCGTCTGACACTTTCGGTTTTTGCAAACGATATTTTCAACGGACAGGTGATGCAGGTACGTTCTAATCCACCATCAGGAAATCCGGTGATGATCTACAGCAAATACGACACAAGAAATTTCGGACTTTCCATCAATTATAAAATTCCGACGAGAAATAAATTGGCGAAAGAAGATCCGAATATTTTAAATCAGACCAAAAAAGAAGATACCGGGGGTGTAATGCAGCAGGCACAATAA
- a CDS encoding HesA/MoeB/ThiF family protein, which translates to MKKEDHFSRYSRQIFIEEIGLEGQKKISSSKVLVIGAGGLGSPVIQYLAAAGVGTLGVADFDEVELHNLNRQIIHTENRVGLSKVKSAETFVGELNHQITFIGIEEKINENNAEVILSQYDVIVDGSDNFSTRYLVNDTCVQLQKTLVYGSILGFSGQVAVFNHNGSKNLRDIFPEPPFDEDLPDCDSLGVLGALPGMIGSMMALQTLKIITDLPVSLNQLTLVDTLSWRFQTVDF; encoded by the coding sequence ATGAAAAAAGAAGATCATTTTTCACGGTACAGCCGGCAGATATTTATTGAAGAAATAGGATTGGAAGGACAAAAGAAAATAAGTTCATCCAAAGTTCTTGTCATTGGGGCAGGAGGTTTGGGAAGTCCTGTTATTCAATATCTGGCTGCTGCAGGAGTAGGGACTTTAGGTGTTGCAGATTTTGATGAGGTTGAACTTCACAATCTGAACCGGCAGATTATCCATACCGAAAACAGAGTAGGGTTATCCAAAGTGAAAAGTGCTGAAACCTTTGTTGGAGAACTCAATCACCAGATTACATTCATCGGTATTGAAGAAAAAATCAATGAAAATAATGCAGAGGTAATTCTGTCTCAATATGATGTTATTGTTGATGGCTCAGATAACTTTTCAACAAGATATCTGGTGAATGACACCTGTGTGCAATTACAAAAAACTTTGGTTTACGGAAGTATCTTAGGATTCTCAGGACAAGTTGCTGTGTTTAATCATAACGGAAGTAAAAACTTAAGAGATATTTTCCCGGAACCGCCCTTTGATGAAGATCTTCCGGATTGTGACAGCCTTGGTGTATTGGGTGCTCTCCCCGGAATGATAGGAAGTATGATGGCACTTCAGACCTTAAAAATCATAACAGATCTTCCGGTAAGTTTGAATCAGCTGACATTGGTAGACACACTGAGCTGGAGATTTCAGACGGTAGATTTCTGA
- the thiH gene encoding 2-iminoacetate synthase ThiH, which yields MKSFKDVFENYQWDEVKNKLENVSLADVRYSLQKKNKTIDDFLNLLSPAASQELEMMAVMTRALTQKRFGKTIQLYAPLYLSNECQNICTYCGFSLDNNLKRKTLSDMELMIEASVLKSIGVNHVLLVSGEANKIVGVPYFQNTVRKLKPHFSNISIEVQPLMEDEYKLLHEEGVHSVLVYQETYHQDVYREYHPKGKKSNFHFRLETPDRIGRAGIHKIGLGVLLGLEDWRVDSFFNALHIDYLQKQYWKSKFSVSFPRLRPAEGIIEPNFIMEDKDLLQLICAYRIWNEDLEISISTRENEVFRNNIVSLGATAMSAGSKTNPGGYAVDKESLEQFETSDERSMDEIKIMIKKAGYDPVMKDWDSVYNGF from the coding sequence ATGAAAAGCTTTAAAGATGTTTTTGAAAACTACCAGTGGGATGAGGTAAAGAATAAGCTTGAAAATGTAAGTCTGGCCGATGTAAGATACAGTCTTCAGAAGAAAAACAAAACGATTGATGATTTCCTTAATCTTCTGTCGCCAGCCGCTTCTCAGGAACTCGAAATGATGGCAGTGATGACGAGGGCACTTACCCAGAAACGTTTCGGAAAAACCATTCAGTTGTATGCACCACTGTATCTCAGCAATGAATGCCAGAATATCTGTACCTACTGCGGATTCAGTCTTGATAACAATCTGAAAAGGAAAACCCTTTCTGATATGGAGTTGATGATTGAAGCATCAGTCCTGAAATCAATTGGAGTAAACCATGTATTGCTGGTAAGTGGTGAAGCCAATAAAATAGTGGGAGTTCCTTACTTTCAGAATACTGTACGTAAGTTAAAGCCACATTTTTCCAACATTTCCATCGAAGTTCAGCCTTTAATGGAAGATGAATACAAACTGCTTCATGAAGAAGGGGTACATTCCGTATTGGTCTATCAGGAAACCTATCATCAGGATGTCTACAGAGAATACCATCCGAAAGGTAAAAAATCAAATTTCCATTTTCGTCTGGAAACTCCCGACAGGATAGGTAGAGCAGGAATTCATAAGATCGGGCTGGGAGTCCTGCTTGGGCTTGAAGATTGGAGAGTAGATAGCTTCTTCAATGCCTTACACATCGATTATCTTCAGAAACAGTACTGGAAAAGTAAGTTTTCTGTTTCCTTTCCAAGGCTCAGACCTGCTGAAGGAATTATTGAACCCAATTTTATCATGGAAGACAAAGATCTTCTTCAGCTGATCTGTGCTTACAGAATCTGGAATGAAGACCTTGAGATTTCCATATCTACCAGAGAAAATGAAGTCTTCAGAAATAATATTGTCTCTCTGGGAGCAACTGCTATGAGTGCAGGTTCAAAAACAAACCCTGGAGGATATGCGGTGGATAAAGAATCTCTGGAACAGTTTGAAACCAGTGACGAGCGAAGTATGGATGAAATTAAAATCATGATTAAAAAAGCAGGTTATGATCCTGTGATGAAAGATTGGGATTCCGTATATAATGGATTTTAA
- a CDS encoding RluA family pseudouridine synthase — protein MKEQIIYEDNHLLVINKKVGQLVQGDKTGDESLLESIKNFIKIRDAKPGNVFLGLVHRIDRPTSGLVIYAKTSKALSRLTQMVKNREVKKTYWAVVGKEMIPQSQRLVHYLKKNEKNNKAIVFPKATEGAKEAILTYHVIKTLDNYLLLEIDLETGRHHQIRAQLSKTGVPIKGDLKYGASRSNPDGGINLHARKLEFIHPVTKENIEIIAPVPQNDAIWRACEE, from the coding sequence ATGAAGGAGCAGATTATATATGAAGACAATCATCTTCTGGTGATTAATAAAAAGGTGGGTCAGCTTGTACAGGGCGATAAGACCGGCGATGAATCACTATTAGAATCCATCAAGAACTTTATAAAAATAAGAGATGCTAAGCCGGGAAATGTTTTTCTCGGCTTGGTTCATCGTATAGACCGCCCAACTTCCGGACTGGTGATCTATGCAAAAACATCCAAAGCGCTTTCCCGTTTGACGCAGATGGTGAAAAACCGTGAAGTGAAAAAAACATATTGGGCAGTCGTGGGAAAAGAAATGATTCCGCAAAGCCAGAGACTGGTACATTATTTAAAGAAAAACGAAAAAAATAATAAAGCTATTGTTTTCCCAAAGGCTACGGAAGGAGCCAAAGAAGCAATCCTGACGTATCATGTGATCAAAACATTAGACAATTATTTGTTGCTGGAAATTGATCTTGAGACCGGAAGGCATCACCAGATCAGGGCTCAGCTGTCTAAAACAGGCGTCCCGATTAAAGGAGACTTAAAATATGGAGCATCTCGCTCTAATCCGGATGGAGGTATTAATCTTCACGCCAGAAAACTGGAATTTATTCATCCGGTTACTAAAGAAAACATAGAAATCATAGCTCCTGTTCCGCAGAATGATGCGATCTGGAGAGCTTGTGAAGAATAA
- a CDS encoding hydroxymethylpyrimidine/phosphomethylpyrimidine kinase — protein MQERPYVISIAGFDPSGGAGLLSDSKTFEHSKVMGLGVCTALTLQTASKCLSLEWRPIDEIIEAIQVLMENYSVSAVKIGIVKDADFLSKIVETVQKNNSEVKIVWDPILKSTSDFNFFDLETLHQLKKIVHKLSLITPNYNEYSVLKGNHLLPDTHQCALLIKGGHREDHLGTDILVENGKEILLAPAERNTTYFPKHGSGCVLSSAITAELAKGKNMETACWNGKLYIEKFLKSNSSLLGTHS, from the coding sequence ATGCAGGAACGTCCTTATGTCATAAGCATTGCAGGCTTTGATCCCAGTGGTGGAGCAGGCTTATTATCAGATAGTAAAACTTTTGAACATTCAAAAGTAATGGGATTGGGAGTGTGTACGGCATTAACATTACAGACCGCTTCCAAGTGCTTAAGCCTGGAATGGCGTCCCATAGATGAAATAATTGAAGCCATTCAGGTGCTGATGGAAAACTATTCCGTTTCAGCAGTGAAAATTGGAATTGTGAAAGATGCAGATTTTTTAAGCAAAATTGTAGAAACAGTTCAAAAGAATAATTCTGAAGTGAAAATCGTTTGGGATCCCATTCTGAAAAGCACTTCGGACTTTAATTTTTTTGATCTTGAAACTCTTCATCAATTAAAAAAAATTGTTCATAAACTCAGTTTGATTACACCTAATTATAACGAATACAGTGTTTTAAAGGGAAATCATCTGTTACCTGATACTCATCAATGCGCATTGCTGATCAAAGGAGGACATAGAGAAGATCATTTGGGCACAGATATTTTAGTTGAAAACGGAAAAGAGATTCTTTTAGCTCCAGCCGAAAGGAATACAACCTATTTTCCAAAGCATGGTTCCGGCTGTGTTTTATCCTCAGCCATTACAGCAGAACTTGCGAAGGGGAAAAATATGGAAACGGCCTGCTGGAATGGAAAATTATACATCGAAAAATTTTTAAAAAGCAATTCCTCTTTACTGGGAACGCATTCATAA